The nucleotide window GGTGATTTATCTTCAGTGCACAGTCGTAATCATAGACAATTACCCATAATCCATTTCTCAGTTTATATTGTCACTGGCTTCATTATGCCTTTGGGAATGTTGTTTATGTGTACAGAGCAGGAAGCAGAGTGGAGTATTTACGGGTTGTTTTTGCTGAAGCACAGCGATGTCCCGGTTTTTAAGTGTGTCCCCGGCTGTTTTTTGCTCCCGCTGTAAATACTGTTCTCAGAACAGCGGCTCTTTCTCCTTTGGCGTACAGAAGCGTTGGATTCAGCAGCCGCTCACTGACCCAGGGTCACAGCGTCGGAGCCTGACACTAACAAACAGGGCCTTCCACTTTAATAATGGCGGCAAACGATGTTTTTGGGCGCTGGGCATAGGAGCAGGGGTTCTGTTAGCTCTAGGGCTGAGGTATCACGTGTACAGtcgtgagtgtgagtgtgagtgtgagaaaaCAGTGAAATCTTCCAGCAGCTCCAAATACAGCGCGGCCATAGAGAGCAGCCGCGACCTCCTGCAGCGGATAAAGGTACAGGTAGTATCAACGTTCATACTCGGCATCATTTCAAGGGATTTACTCCAGACCTGTGTGTATACAGGAGGGGTGTTTAGgtcaaactaggacttttgatgtgcagaataacagaacacatttatgggAGTAAAAACCACCTTAATTTCTCTATTCAATCTcctgctatactaatgcacttgtcCCATCAATGTGTCTCACtggtgcttgaataccatctaAGTAGaacttttctcagtacaccTTTACATCTTAtgcgctggcctcccaggaactcctttaatggcccaaacatgtggaaatcattTAGAGTAAGATGAGGGCTGTACATTTAATtcgattcaattttatttgtatagcgcttttagcaattgtcattgccgcaaagcagctttacacaatcaaactaattatttaagtttgtatgaaatgtgaatttgtatgaatcaaaatgatcagtttgtccctggtgagcaagccgagggcgacagtggcaaggaaaaactccctgagatggtaataggaagaaaccttgagaggaaccagactcaacagggaacccatcctcatttaggtgaaacagaaagcagtaaatgatctgcatttatacagtgtgttaggtggcaggcagttcagctataatagctgatgttaattgatgttaatatggagtccaggtagttattgaagacccaggtagacttgtaggaagttccagctCCTCACTCTCAgttcctcactcactcattcacttatcatctatatttttttatactgcatacagggttgcaggagacttagggcacaaagcagATTataccctggatagggtgccaatccatcgcaggggatGGGGACGCCAGTTAGCcagatctgcatgtctttagactgtgggaggaaaccagagcacctggaggaaacccaccaagcacagggagaacatgtacacagacccaagATTGGGACTCAAACCTGGACTCTGCAGTTGCAAGGCAAcgctgctaaccactaagccaccgtgtcgCCACCATTTCTGTTATgcgcaagtggtgttcatgaattattgtgtgtacagttcccacagacagatgggcCTCTTCCACTAATTGATaagttgtatttaaaatgttttattgtgactAATAGTCTCATCGCCGAACTGTGCTTCAAGTTTTCTGCACATGTCAATCGGTTTAATGCCCTTATTCAGTTCCACCATAACCAGTTTCACttgtttgacttaaacactccTCATAATTTGCAAGTAAGCACATGTTGTACCATGCTGACTTTTGAATGACTTCTGCAAACTGTAGTAAGCTAAACTGTCTGTAATGTGTTGTTGGCCAACAGGATGAAGTTGGAGCTCCTGGCATGGTCATTGGCGTTTCTGTAGACGGCGCTCAAGTGTGGGGTGAAGGTATGTAGCTGCATCTGTGCTTTCCCGCACTCTGTTCAAGTTGAACGAGCTGcctgtgtttaaaaaacaaaacaacattataTTTGATGTAGACGTGTTCCTCCAGGCATAGGGTATGCTGATTTGGAGAACAGAGTGCCATGTGATGTTGGCACTGTGATGAGGATCGCCAGCATCAGTAAATCTCTGACTGCAACTGCTGTTGCTCGGGTGTGGGAAGATGGAAAGCTGGATCTGGATGCGCCTGTCCAAAAATATGTGCCTGAATTCCCTGAAAAACAGTTTGAAGGGAAGGATGTaagatatacatttaaataatatatgtttTAACCAAAACACTATTGAATGCTTGATAATCTTTTTTCTGAGCATGTTACTTTACATTAACAGCATTTTTACATTGCTGGGTACTAGGAGTATATTAATTAACTACTTCTAATATATTACAATTTTGAGCAACAGTGTACaacagtttatttttgtgtgttatcTTTCAgtaagaagttttttttaatttgtaggcctttttcttttttccatcttgattagctgcaattttttttcttaagttcAAGaaagagaaacctgaaagaaaaaaaataggaattaTATTTCATACTTTTTCTTGACATGAGCAATAACAGGAACTTACTTGTtccattaattataatttaataaaagtatgaCATTTAAATTATGGGtatataagaagaataaaacattttgtgatCTGATTCAGTGACAGCTATCCACTTTGACTTATGCCTCATCACACCATCCCATGGGTAATTATTTCCCCAATAACAGAATGTCAtagtgttttattactttttgtgtgtgcatctcTTACAACAAAAAGTATTGTTTTGTTGTGTGTCTAAACCAGGTGACGATAACTCCACGACTGCTGCTGTCTCACCTGAGTGGTATCCGCCATTACGAAAAAGACCCCAAGAGAGTGCGAGAAGATAAGGAAAAGGCAAAACGCTTAGTAAGGCCTCCtggaataaaagaagaaaacaattCCAATGAGACCAAGCAGAAATCTACACAGTCGGACAGCAGAAAGAAGAACACGGATGTAAAGCATGGCAAAAGGAAGAAAGAGTTCGAGCAGGGGGAGTACTATATTAAGGACAACTTCGAGGATATTATCCAGGCTTTAGACCTGTTCAAGGATGATCCACTTATTTTCAAGCCAGGTGAGAAAGCTATGGGATAAATTACTTGTGAAGTTCCTGGATTTAATCACTATGGACAGTcactaacatttttattttaccctTTATTATCACCCTTCTGCATCACTGTCATTTTGAATGGTGGTTTTTTTCAGCTATACTGACAGTGCTTGTtagtatacaataaaaaaaataaaacagttatcATGCAGCCCGATGAATTTATggttttaactgtttatttttttttaccatgcaacttcatcaAGCATTTCAATCTATCAGGTGATCTACATTCATCATTTGTTTTCCGACCACATCTCTGTGAAAGACAGAGGGTTGACGGTTTAGTACTGTCcttttaggttttaataatcTGTTGAAGGGTTCTTATCTCGtcatttgacccttctgaaatggcaaCCTTTTTTGTCAAAGCAGTGCATTTACTAACGTTTTGCAACTATTGTTTCACTTTGtggaaaataattgtttttagatGTAATTCATTAGacttcatagtttttttttgttgtaattttagGGCTTTACAATATGTTGTGTAGTGATGTATTTCCATTATTCCAAAGATAAATTTGCAGTTGTCTAGGTATATTGGTTAACAAAAGAggaaaattttcattttttatttactgttctgtAGTGAGATTCGTATCAATGCAATATCCAACACAACAAACGAGACATCAGGTGTTGAATAAAAAGTTCAACAATGCAGTGCATCTTTACACTTCACATCAAAGTTGAGTTCATTCATAGTTCAGCATAGACTTTGCTCGATGAGTTAATGATCTACAAGATGTCAGATACAATGGTGTTGATGTCAGTCTTACCATGAATGTTGAAGCTTCAGTTGATCAAAGCATACAGATGAGCAGGTGGACAATGCGGACAGATCTCATGGGATAAAATCTATAAGGGAGTTTTCAATTGGCATTGTGGGCAATATAGAACCAGTTAACTAAAGTGAAAAAAGATGTACATGCGTCTAGtggtgggcaaagtacacaaatcctgtactttaGTAAAAGTAGTGATACCCTACAGGgtcaaatattactcaagtatcCAGTGTAGTGAGCTTGTATTACTGTAGCTCACAGTACCCTTTTTCATAATAAACAAatgtctttttgtctctctcttcctcagGTGAAAgatattttagtttaaaaagccatctttgaatttaattacaaaataaatcctGAATGTCCATAAAGGacacttttaattttaaagtttaaatctaAAGTTCTCTagtggaaaaacaaaagaactttAATAACAGTAAAATACAGATAGATTTGTCTGGTGCCAGTCTAATCTAAAACCTCCTGGTAAAGTATGACTGTTGTTTTCTGCCTGCAGGTTCAACATTCTTATACTCTACTCATGCATTTACCCTGTTGAGTGCTGTGTTGGAGAGAGCAGCAGGCCGGCGCTTTCTGGACCTTATGATGAACATGTTTCGCGAATTAGGCATGCTCAACACCGTGCCCGATGAGAACGACCCCATTATCTACAACCGAGCTAGGTAATCAGAGGTCGCCCATTAGAAAGGAAAATAGGATTAATGTGGGATCACATGTCTCTTGTTTGAACGTTGGTCTGGTATGTTGTGATTCTGAGCATAGTGCTGCATTCAACAAAAGGTCGTAACTtgggaaaaactgaaaaaaacaacaactttaaaTTCCTTGATAGAACTTGATATGGTGATCTCAACCAAATCAGCATCATAGCACAAACACCAAACAAAGTAGCCCCCATTTGTTTCAAATATGCCATGCTGTAtataaaagtttgttttatttcaacaatTGGGTCCATAAAAATTTGGACAGTAAAccaattttcatatttttgccCCATACACAACCTCATTTAGATTTGAAAGGAAGCAATCCAGATGTGATTGAAATGCAGGCAGTTTTATTGTATggaaaaagcaaaaatgttaaaaattgaAAGGAATTTTAAGAAttagttttaaaagtaattactTTTGTGCTTGTAAAAATTGAGGAACTTGGCTTGAAAAATGGCtctaatttttaaaacaacattttgGCTATCCTCCTTAAATTAACACTGAAAGTCTACAATtcagtcatgttttgcttgctTTATTTCTAGTCCATTGTGTGAGGctaaaataagaaaattgtCTCACTGTCCAAATGCTCGTGGACGTGACTCTATATACAGACACATTTGCTTATTCAGATTATACCACAGACTGACTATACAGGTTAcgttttttagatttaaatacaCACATCACAGATGCCTGGCTTGTtgataacagtaaaaaaaaaaaaaaacagcccagtccttttttttccccaattatGTAGCTCGAAAGCACAAATGCCAAAATTACCATAATGCTGGCCTTACTTCTGAGGTAAGACGAATGCAGCATAATTGTAAagtaagggttttttttttctgatcgcAGTCATATAACTAGTTCCCTACTATTTGTCAAAGTGTCTACAttgctcccatttttttcttctatttatttCCCTCACCAGGTATTACCATCACAGTAAAAATGGGCGCATTGTGAACTGCCCATATGTGGACAACTCTTACAAGTGGGCTGGAGGAGGCTTTCTGTCTACAGTTGGAGATCTGCTGCTTTTTGCTAATGCCATGCTCTACAGCTATCAGCTATTGGACCTAACTGACACAAGCGGATTCCTCCCAGGCTTCCTCAAACCCCACACAGCTAAAGCTCTCTGGGCTCCTGTGGATAAAACTGAGCCTTCATGGGATAAAGATGGCCGCTATGCTCAGGGCTGGATGGTCGTGGAGAAGCAACAGATGTATGGGCAATGTCGCATGCGCAGGCACTATGTCTCACACACGGGAGGCGCTGTGGGGGCGAGCAGTGTGTTATTGGTTTTACCCAGTGGGAGTCTAAAGGCACCAGGAGAGAGAGCGACCCCTCCTCTGGGGGTTGTAGTGGCCATCATCACAAATTTGCAGTCTGTCGGACTCAATACCACTGCACTGAAGATTGCGTATGAGTTTGAAAAGGCCAGAGACAGCTAAATTAAAAGTATTATACAATTTGTGTATGATTCATTGTCTATAATTTTCGTATCATAACGTTGACCCGGGTCATTTATCTACAATgttgacctacagtatataccgatcagccataacagtaATTTCAAAACCAGGTGagttgaataacattgattataaactatataaaccagggacaggatcatgggcacacaTGGATCATTTATGCTTATGGGAATCAGAGGCAACCCAGCTTGCATGTTTCCAAAGAAAAGCCAATCTAGCACAAGGTATcaaaacacccagtgcatcacaggtTGCTGTTAATGGGACTTAGCAGGCAACGagctcaaggttgttgatctagCCTACAAATTCCCCAAATCTAAATCTGACTGCAAtccatgggatgtgctggacaaacaagtcagtTGCATGAAGGCCCCACCTTGAAACGTGCAGAATTTTAAGTGATATTATACTGGTGCCAGATTTACATTTTCTatctacatttaggcatttggcaaatgCTCTTATCTTagaaaagtgctttgaagttttccgacactgggttactgggttactagAAACCCCAGCACATCTTTAGAGGTTTTCAGGAGTCCATGCCTCgaggggtcagagctgttttggtggcacaatgGAAcctaatacatacagtataagaacctattatgttaatggttttaGTGGTATGCCTGAATGGTATAAATGTGAGTGAACATGTATAGTGCAAAGCACACTTCATATGTATTTTTACTGCGAATCAGATTTTATCTCTTTACATGCATTGCATAGGAAATTGTATAAATAGATAATTGATAAACTTGCCTTctatttcttattctttgttttttgtaatgttacaaATAGCATTCCTGCTATGCTATACTGTACTTGGAATGAGGTCATAAATTTAAGCCAAATTGAAATGTTTTAAGGGTCCCACTAGAGGGAGACTCCTCTCCCTCTTCTTTCTCACCGGGTCATTTTTAGAATCTAGCAGGCCTCCTTCAAAATCATGGACAGTTTTAATGACAAAGCGCATCTGATTGTTTATTGACCATAACATCACTAAAGATTTTATAGTTAACTCAGAAATATAATGAGTGGGGATGTTTTTGTCTCTGAAATAAGATCTAATAAATTTTGTCACTTTTGAATCTTCAGTGTATTTTTCAGATGAGTGCATTTGCACATAAAATCATGTGTTGAGTACAGAAAATTCATAATGTCCTTTTGGGGTCCTTTTGCCCAAGAAGTGGAGGAATCCCTGCTGTTGTCCCACTCGTGCAGTTCTTCATACCAGAGCAGATAAGAGTGTGAATTAAATAAAGAGCAAATTAACAGTGTATGGTCAGAAGTTCTGTCCACAAATTTAGGTCCTGGATAGTATGTTATTTCTTAAAAGTATAGAAAACTGACTATTATTCCTTTAAATGTTGCTTTTGTAACCTGGAGTAGAACTTTAGAAATTAGAAATTAACCTATTTCCTAGGTAAAACTGAATTAATCtgcatattttcatttttataatgtctgaataaaatgtgcaataaaaaaattacatgtatTTCTACTAAAATGATGCAAAAAAGTTTAGAAGTTAGTAGGTTTTTTAAGAAATGTGACTTGATGTAatgtaaatcatttttacatATCAGCCCCCAAATATAGTCTCCCATCAAGGTCCAGTATGCTGAAATATCCTTCACAGGCTTCAGATTTTAGCAGATGCTGTCACAGAGTACTTTTTCGCTCCTGTCTTGATAAATTGACCACACACGTAGCAGACTGGGTCTGGAGAATGCTTGCAGCTACTTGATGCCATCTCTGAAACTGATATATGGTCTGTGTGTACACTTTTACAGGTAGAACTAAACTGAAGTGCTAAATGGTGAACCCctgaatttatttaacattttctgCCAGGAACTAGAAAAAGTTGAAGTTTTGTTGCATAGTATTATAATACTGATTcagtgatataaaaaaaaaactgcttaatATACACACATGTCTTAATACTGCtagattttttattatcttgataaaatagaaaatttcTACAGACTGTCTTAATTCACCACATTGAAAAGCCATTTGGTTTGTCTTTATACTGACAGAATGTATTACATTATTTTGCCTATTTTTGAACCTATACAAGAATTATTTTAGCCTACATGTAAAATTGATGATTATATGTGGTATTAGTAAGACATTTTCCTTAAAGTTTTATATTACCAGTAAGTTTAAACTGACAAAATAACTATTTGAAATGTATTTGATTACTATAACATTTAATTGTCTGGAATATAGTCTGAAGACTTACAGTaagaatatattaaatatttgtctttcaaaaattattgtaaaataacTATTTACATGTGTAAACTTAGAAATTAATTTATAACTTTCAATTAGATCAGTCATGGTCCTTAGTGCTGGCATCATGGTAGGGTCCTTGAACTTCTTGAATTTTTCCTTTTCAGTCTAGTAAGAAAACCATATTCTGAATTAGTTCATGTAATTGTGAAAAAAAGGCTAATTCAGAATTGCAAGAATTGTTgctttatttaaagatattaattaaaacaagtcTGCTAGTTTTAACACAATTacacaaatgcaaaaataatgcaaaaatatttttctatgaatagTCTGTAATGTATGTGCACCATCGGTGAAACCAACTCTCAAATCCTCTTAGAAAATCTCACGCGTCACTGTGTCTACGCTACAGAGTGCTTATTGAGATGACACCACTGACAAAAccaatgtgcacagatggatgagAGTTTAAGAAAGGGAAACCAGCATTAAAGACACCATCAACAGTGACAAAGGGAATTTTCAAAGAGGATCTGAGAGTTGGGTTCAGTGATGGAGAAAATGCATTGCTTGTAATGGAGACTATGTTGAGTAGTACCTTTATACAAAGGGCATAACTTAAGTGGGCATAACCTTATCATTAACTGACAAAGTTATGCCCACTAACgcattacttttggtacagCCTTCATACAATGATCGCCATAAAGACAGCtttgcacattttaaaaaatatatgaaccGCAAAATAGAATTTATAATAttagcttttctttctttaaataatattcaatagtggcatttttgttttttactcacTTGCACATGTGGTAGATGATCACAATCAGTAATAGCAGGATGAGCAGGACGAGAATGGCTATAGCAACGATCATGCCTGTTTGATGGCTGTTGTCTGCTGCGCTCTCCAGTAGGAAATGCTCACACCTGCTGCCTACATAGTTGTTATTGCATCTGCAAGGAAATAATAGTTGGTCCATGCCGAGTAAGTGAGCATAACAGATCTTGTACAAGTTAAGCAAACTTGATATAGGGTCACTAGTAAGTTCCTTAGTTCCTGCATTTCTGAATAAATTTGATCAGAAATATGTTTACATCCAGATCTTCATCCTAAAACTAGATATTAATAACCAAATTAAGAAAAGGATGCaaagacatttaaatttttatgtttgGAACAAAattttgcaacattaaatatttttgatgGAATAAGTAAGTGAATGTCTATAAGTATTTAAAGGGGAATAGAAGTCAGCTGcatcaattaaaatgattgtaTTAAATCATAGGTTTAGCTGcccctcatgtttttttttatcaagaacGTACACATATACATATCGGAGTGTGTTTAGGGTCCATTATCACTCAATGGCAGAAGAGCAACTACTTTCCTCCAAAAAGAAAGCATACGTCAGAAGCTTAACTGTAA belongs to Clarias gariepinus isolate MV-2021 ecotype Netherlands chromosome 2, CGAR_prim_01v2, whole genome shotgun sequence and includes:
- the LOC128515508 gene encoding pro-neuregulin-4, membrane-bound isoform-like — translated: MMADHQEPCTASEEYYCMNGGECFKIPSMSTPNCVCNNNYVGSRCEHFLLESAADNSHQTGMIVAIAILVLLILLLLIVIIYHMCKLKRKNSRSSRTLP
- the lactb gene encoding serine beta-lactamase-like protein LACTB, mitochondrial isoform X2 codes for the protein MSRFLSVSPAVFCSRCKYCSQNSGSFSFGVQKRWIQQPLTDPGSQRRSLTLTNRAFHFNNGGKRCFWALGIGAGVLLALGLRYHVYSRECECECEKTVKSSSSSKYSAAIESSRDLLQRIKDEVGAPGMVIGVSVDGAQVWGEGIGYADLENRVPCDVGTVMRIASISKSLTATAVARVWEDGKLDLDAPVQKYVPEFPEKQFEGKDVTITPRLLLSHLSGIRHYEKDPKRVREDKEKAKRLVRPPGIKEENNSNETKQKSTQSDSRKKNTDVKHGKRKKEFEQGEYYIKDNFEDIIQALDLFKDDPLIFKPGSTFLYSTHAFTLLSAVLERAAGRRFLDLMMNMFRELGMLNTVPDENDPIIYNRARYYHHSKNGRIVNCPYVDNSYKWAGGGFLSTVGDLLLFANAMLYSYQLLDLTDTSGFLPGFLKPHTAKALWAPVDKTEPSWDKDGRYAQGWMVVEKQQMYGQCRMRRHYVSHTGGAVGASSVLLVLPSGSLKAPGERATPPLGVVVAIITNLQSVGLNTTALKIAYEFEKARDS
- the lactb gene encoding serine beta-lactamase-like protein LACTB, mitochondrial isoform X1 — protein: MSRFLSVSPAVFCSRCKYCSQNSGSFSFGVQKRWIQQPLTDPGSQRRSLTLTNRAFHFNNGGKRCFWALGIGAGVLLALGLRYHVYSRECECECEKTVKSSSSSKYSAAIESSRDLLQRIKVQDEVGAPGMVIGVSVDGAQVWGEGIGYADLENRVPCDVGTVMRIASISKSLTATAVARVWEDGKLDLDAPVQKYVPEFPEKQFEGKDVTITPRLLLSHLSGIRHYEKDPKRVREDKEKAKRLVRPPGIKEENNSNETKQKSTQSDSRKKNTDVKHGKRKKEFEQGEYYIKDNFEDIIQALDLFKDDPLIFKPGSTFLYSTHAFTLLSAVLERAAGRRFLDLMMNMFRELGMLNTVPDENDPIIYNRARYYHHSKNGRIVNCPYVDNSYKWAGGGFLSTVGDLLLFANAMLYSYQLLDLTDTSGFLPGFLKPHTAKALWAPVDKTEPSWDKDGRYAQGWMVVEKQQMYGQCRMRRHYVSHTGGAVGASSVLLVLPSGSLKAPGERATPPLGVVVAIITNLQSVGLNTTALKIAYEFEKARDS